The genome window CGGCGCAAGTCGGCGGATTACCAGCTGTCCCGGGGATTGGCTGGACTTTTGGAAAATTAGCCGGTGATTTTGGGCTCGATATGAGGTTATCTGCTGGTGAACTGCTAGGCTTGACCAAGGTGATCGCAGCACCCAAGATTACCACGCTGGACAAACGGGAGGCAAAGATCTCTCAAGGCGAGTCAATTCCCTTTCAAACGACCTCGTTACAGGGGACACAAACAACATTTGTCGATGCCAACTTAGAGTTGAATGTCACGCCACAGATTACCTCTCGTGATCCCAACGAAGAGTATAAGCGAATCATGATGAAGGTGCGGGCCACGCGTAATGCCGTCGGTGCGCGGAGCAACCCGGCTGGTCCCAGCATCGATCGGCGAGAGGCGACGACTCAAGTTATGGTGAGAGATGGAGAAACAATGGTAATCGGCGGAGTCTTCGTCGATACGCAATCAAACAATGTGCAAGGTGTTCCGTATCTTTCTCGCATGCCCGTGATCGGTTGGTTGTTTAAGAACAAATCTGAATCGGTCGGCAAACAGGAGTTGCTGATCTTCCTCACGCCCAGCATCATTAAGCAGTCGTAGCTACTCAGCGAGGTGTGGTGGGAAAAACGCCTGAGGACGTCGATCGGCGTCCTCAGGCGTTTCTGCTTTGATAGCGATAACCAAGTCCGTTTTCTAGGGGTGGGTGTTCTACAAGAAAATGACCGTCATTTTAGTTTTGTCGAGGCTGTGGTACGATGCGGCGCCTTGAGCATTCTTTTTGTGACGGCCTAGTATCAGGAATATGAACTCCCATCCTTCCGTTCTCTGCGTGGTCACGAAATGACTCCGATCTTCACCGTTCCTGTCGCTCTTGCTGAACGAAGTTACGAAATTACCATTCGTGCGGGGTTACTGGAGAGACTTGGGCGAGAGTTGAAGCAGTCGGCGATTAAGGGGAAAGTTGCAGTTGTAACCGATCGTCAAGTGGCGCGGCATTACCTGAGAGACGTGTCTCAATCGATCAAAAGATACGGACTCCAGCCGGTACCGATCATCCTAGCTCCAGGTGAACGTTCAAAAACGTTGAAGACCGTGGAGTCCGTCCTCGATATCTTGGCACGTCATCGATTTGAACGCTCCTCCTTGCTGTTGGCGCTGGGAGGAGGAGTCGTTGGGGACATCGCGGGATTTGCGGCTTCAATTTACCAACGGGGTATGCCCTATATTCAAGTCCCCACGACGCTTGTCGCCCAGGTCGATTCTAGTGTTGGAGGAAAGACAGGAGTCGATCATCGACTGGGCAAGAACCTGATTGGGTCATTTTATCAACCACGTGCGGTGTGGATCGATCCAGTGGTTCTGCGGACGTTGCCAAGGCGTGAATGGGTCGCCGGTCTGGCTGAAGTGATCAAATACGGTATCATTGCAGATGATACATTCTTTCGCTATCTACAGCGGCACATGCCGGATCTTTTGAAACAAGCATCCGGCGTCGTTGCAACGGTAATAAAACGATCGTGCGAGATCAAGGCCGAGGTTGTTTCATCCGATGAACGAGAGTCCGATCGGAGACGAATCCTCAACTATGGCCATACCATTGGACATGCGCTTGAAGCGTTGGGCGGCTATCAGTCGATGGTCCATGGAGAAGCGGTGGGAACTGGGCTGGTCCAAGAGGCTGACCTTGCCTGCTTCCAAGGGCTATGTAGTCACGAAGTCGTTGAAGGGATTCGACGAATCGTGAAGGAGGCGGGGCTCAGCGACCGAATGCCGAAGTGGACACCCGCCAAGGTATGGAAGGCAATGCTGCATGATAAAAAGGTCTCGGGGGGGCTGGTCATTGGAGTGTGGCCTTCGCGTATTGGAGCGGTCCGAATAGCCCCGTTAGAGAAGCGTGTGTTTGATCAATGGTGGGCTGAATCGCAGCCAGCATGACGCACTCGGCGATTGGTCCCTGTATTCCCGCTTTGACGAATCTCTCAAAGGAAAACCGGATCTTCTCAAAACTCAAGGCAGGTGCCTTGAGGTGAAGCCCGGTCAGATTGGTGCGTGATGAGTGTGTTGCGAATCGCCGTGGCACAGATGAACCCAACGGTCGGGGATCTGAACGGAAATGTCCAGCGGATCATAGAATGGCTCGGCGAGGCGCGAAAGGCCCAAGTCGACCTGATCGCTTTCCCCGAACTTGCCATTACCGGCTACCTTCCCGAAGACCTTCTCTTTAAACCGCAGTTTGTGAACGACAATCTACGCGCACTGAACGAGGTTGCCCAAGCTTGTCGTGACGTGGTTGCCGTGGTCGGATATGTGGCTCAAAGCGCTCAAATCAAATCGGGAGGGTTCCGCCCATCGTTTGACTCAAACGATCGGCCGGCACTCTACAATTCGGCGGCGCTCCTCGCCGAGCATCAGATAGCGGGAAACTGGCACAAAAAATATTTCGCAAGGGATGGAGAGGAGAACAGATACTTTCAACCGGGCCAACAGCCTCCAGTGCTTGTGATGAACGGTAGGGTGATTGGGGTGACTATCGGTGAAGACCTGTGGCATTCAGATACGGGTACCCAAGCGCAAATGCTCGCAGGAATAGAGGTGATGGTCAACCTCACCGCCTCCCCTTTTCAAGCCGAGCAAAGCCGTTTGCGGGAACAGTTGTTCTCAACGTGGGCTAAGAAAAACGGAGTGATTCTGACCGTTGCGAATATGATCGGAGGACAAGATGAACTTGTCTTCGACGGGAACAGTCTCATCCTTGATCAATCGGGCCAGGTGGTTGCACGTGGTGGTGCTTTCAAGGAAGAGTTGCTCATGGCCGATGTGAGCCTGGGTTCCGTCAAGGGCAAGAGTAACGCCAGCGGACGGAATTCGGTACGGACAAAGAAACCGGTATCTGCGGCTGATCGTTTTCTAATCAAGCTGCCGATAACAAAGGGAGCGAGGACTCCCATCATGCCGGGATTGACTGAGCCGTCAGGGGAGATCGAAGAGGTCTATCAGGCTCTGGTGCTTGCCGTGAAAGATTACGTGCGGAAGAACGGGTTTAAGCGGGTGGTCATTGGGCTCAGCGGTGGAGTTGATT of Nitrospira sp. contains these proteins:
- the aroB gene encoding 3-dehydroquinate synthase, whose product is MTPIFTVPVALAERSYEITIRAGLLERLGRELKQSAIKGKVAVVTDRQVARHYLRDVSQSIKRYGLQPVPIILAPGERSKTLKTVESVLDILARHRFERSSLLLALGGGVVGDIAGFAASIYQRGMPYIQVPTTLVAQVDSSVGGKTGVDHRLGKNLIGSFYQPRAVWIDPVVLRTLPRREWVAGLAEVIKYGIIADDTFFRYLQRHMPDLLKQASGVVATVIKRSCEIKAEVVSSDERESDRRRILNYGHTIGHALEALGGYQSMVHGEAVGTGLVQEADLACFQGLCSHEVVEGIRRIVKEAGLSDRMPKWTPAKVWKAMLHDKKVSGGLVIGVWPSRIGAVRIAPLEKRVFDQWWAESQPA
- a CDS encoding NAD+ synthase, encoding MSVLRIAVAQMNPTVGDLNGNVQRIIEWLGEARKAQVDLIAFPELAITGYLPEDLLFKPQFVNDNLRALNEVAQACRDVVAVVGYVAQSAQIKSGGFRPSFDSNDRPALYNSAALLAEHQIAGNWHKKYFARDGEENRYFQPGQQPPVLVMNGRVIGVTIGEDLWHSDTGTQAQMLAGIEVMVNLTASPFQAEQSRLREQLFSTWAKKNGVILTVANMIGGQDELVFDGNSLILDQSGQVVARGGAFKEELLMADVSLGSVKGKSNASGRNSVRTKKPVSAADRFLIKLPITKGARTPIMPGLTEPSGEIEEVYQALVLAVKDYVRKNGFKRVVIGLSGGVDSALTAVVAVDALGSANVLGIFMPSPYTSQESEEDAVELAQHLGIELNIIPIASTFEAYRRSLAPSFDQRPADITEENLQARIRGNILMALSNKFGHLVLITGNKSELSVGYSTLYGDMAGGFAVIKDVSKTRVYELARFCNARGSSTVIPQRTLDRPPSAELKPDQKDEDTLPPYPELDHILQAYVEEDRSLKEIVEEGFDRVTVARVMRMVDTSEFKRRQAPIGVKLTRRALGKDRRMPITNGYRGLDE